The Opitutaceae bacterium genome has a window encoding:
- a CDS encoding NAD(P)H-dependent oxidoreductase subunit E encodes MSGGTELGDLLDWVKGMRGTVRELVREWEGREGNLIMILHAIQGKFGYIPRGAANELAMELGIHMARIYEVITFYNYFRLTPPGRHTIQVCMGTACYLKGAMGLHDVLARQLKLLDASGGREGEFELETVRCIGCCGMAPAVVVDGETHGRLCPNAVAKILKEKRGG; translated from the coding sequence ATGAGCGGTGGGACAGAACTGGGCGATCTGCTGGACTGGGTGAAGGGCATGCGCGGCACGGTGCGGGAACTGGTGCGTGAGTGGGAAGGCCGCGAGGGCAACCTGATCATGATCCTGCATGCGATTCAGGGGAAGTTCGGTTACATACCGCGCGGGGCGGCCAACGAGCTGGCGATGGAACTGGGTATCCACATGGCGCGCATCTACGAGGTCATCACCTTCTACAATTACTTCCGGCTGACGCCGCCGGGGCGGCACACCATCCAGGTCTGCATGGGTACGGCCTGCTACCTGAAAGGGGCCATGGGGCTGCACGACGTGCTGGCGCGGCAGCTCAAGCTGCTGGACGCAAGCGGCGGGCGCGAGGGCGAATTCGAGTTGGAGACTGTCCGGTGCATCGGCTGCTGTGGGATGGCCCCGGCCGTGGTGGTGGACGGTGAGACGCACGGGCGCCTGTGCCCGAATGCGGTCGCGAAAATCCTGAAAGAGAAGCGAGGCGGATAA
- a CDS encoding NADH-ubiquinone oxidoreductase-F iron-sulfur binding region domain-containing protein, protein MDEKHLTASALERYWASAPAKRPWIRVGMDTGGIAAGARHVYNALIETRDELGLTLEVQRSGSLGLSYADPVVMVARETGAPVVFGAMDPGSARELISRFCRDGMLLEDRVIASRDRGKGLEGKQPVAILVKDTGEGKAADRTGFFQELIREELAVHGLDQRVQVYRALDMGLYERGICVQLLPSRVTYANVSGPDIRRIIKESLLGGQVLEDLLETGGDPQERIVLRNCGHIDPDDLESYLRAGGYRGLKRALLEMSPEQVIEEMKTSGLRGRGGAGYPTWLKWKKTREPVADRKFVICNADEGDPGAFMDRSVLEADPHSVLEGLLISAYAIGAEKGFFYVRAEYPLAVERIQRAIGQSRAAGLLGKDIIGSGFSFDAEVRLGAGAFVCGEETALIASIEGRRGSPEPRPPYPSVKGLWDMPTSINNVETLAAVSAILDRGGPWYAGFGTEKSRGTKVFAVTGKVRNPQLVEVPMGIPIRTVIESICGGASGGSRIKAVQTGGPSGGVIPLGKMDTPVTYESLHELGSIMGSGGMLVMDESDCMVDVAKFYLGFCVDESCGKCAPCRIGGFQMLRLLEKVHSGKGTLDDLETIRDICHCMRTASLCGLGQTVPNPVLSTLRYFEHEYIDFINGRGFSRGGQSVREPAVAEEWERI, encoded by the coding sequence ATGGACGAAAAGCATCTGACAGCGAGCGCGCTTGAGAGGTATTGGGCGTCGGCGCCGGCGAAGCGGCCGTGGATCCGGGTTGGGATGGACACGGGCGGTATTGCGGCCGGTGCGCGGCACGTGTATAATGCGCTGATCGAGACCCGGGACGAACTGGGGCTGACGTTGGAGGTCCAGCGGTCGGGATCGCTCGGGCTATCGTATGCGGACCCGGTCGTGATGGTCGCGCGTGAAACCGGCGCGCCGGTGGTCTTTGGCGCGATGGACCCGGGTTCGGCGCGCGAGTTGATCAGCCGGTTCTGCCGTGACGGAATGCTGCTCGAGGACCGGGTGATCGCGAGTCGCGACCGGGGCAAGGGGCTGGAAGGCAAGCAGCCGGTTGCGATCCTGGTCAAGGACACCGGTGAGGGGAAAGCGGCAGACCGCACCGGATTCTTTCAGGAGCTGATCCGCGAGGAACTGGCCGTACATGGGCTGGACCAGCGGGTGCAGGTCTACCGCGCGCTGGACATGGGACTCTATGAACGGGGCATCTGCGTGCAGTTGCTGCCTTCACGGGTCACCTATGCGAATGTCAGCGGACCGGACATCCGGCGCATCATCAAGGAAAGTCTGCTGGGCGGCCAGGTGCTGGAAGATCTGCTGGAAACCGGCGGTGATCCGCAGGAGCGGATTGTCCTGCGCAACTGCGGGCACATCGATCCCGACGACCTTGAATCCTATCTGCGGGCGGGCGGTTATCGCGGCCTGAAGCGCGCTCTGCTGGAGATGAGCCCGGAGCAGGTGATCGAGGAAATGAAGACCAGCGGATTGCGTGGACGCGGAGGAGCCGGTTATCCGACCTGGTTGAAGTGGAAGAAAACCCGTGAGCCGGTTGCCGACCGCAAGTTTGTCATCTGCAATGCCGACGAGGGGGACCCGGGCGCCTTTATGGACCGCAGCGTGCTGGAGGCGGACCCGCACTCGGTGCTGGAGGGACTGCTGATCTCCGCATACGCAATCGGGGCGGAAAAGGGATTCTTTTACGTAAGGGCAGAATACCCGCTTGCCGTGGAACGGATCCAGCGCGCCATCGGGCAGAGCCGCGCCGCGGGATTGCTCGGCAAGGACATCATTGGCAGCGGCTTCTCGTTTGACGCGGAAGTGCGGCTGGGCGCGGGTGCCTTCGTTTGCGGTGAGGAGACCGCCTTGATCGCCTCCATCGAGGGCCGCCGGGGCAGTCCCGAGCCGCGCCCTCCCTACCCTTCGGTAAAGGGGTTGTGGGACATGCCGACTTCGATCAACAATGTGGAGACCCTTGCCGCCGTTTCGGCGATCCTCGACCGGGGCGGCCCCTGGTATGCCGGCTTTGGAACGGAGAAATCGCGCGGCACCAAGGTGTTCGCGGTGACCGGCAAGGTCAGGAATCCGCAGCTTGTCGAGGTGCCGATGGGGATCCCCATCCGTACCGTGATCGAGTCGATCTGCGGTGGAGCGAGCGGCGGTTCGCGGATCAAGGCAGTCCAGACCGGCGGTCCGTCCGGCGGCGTTATTCCTCTGGGCAAGATGGACACGCCGGTGACCTACGAGAGCCTGCATGAACTGGGCTCCATCATGGGCTCCGGCGGCATGCTGGTCATGGACGAGAGTGACTGCATGGTTGATGTGGCGAAGTTCTACCTGGGCTTCTGCGTGGACGAGTCCTGCGGCAAGTGCGCTCCCTGCCGCATCGGCGGCTTCCAGATGTTAAGACTGCTGGAAAAGGTCCATTCCGGGAAGGGAACGCTGGACGACCTGGAAACCATCCGGGACATCTGCCACTGCATGCGCACCGCCTCGCTGTGCGGCCTCGGACAGACGGTTCCGAATCCGGTGCTCTCGACCCTCCGGTATTTTGAACACGAATACATCGACTTCATCAACGGGCGCGGCTTTTCCCGCGGCGGGCAATCGGTTCGGGAGCCCGCGGTTGCGGAAGAATGGGAAAGGATTTGA